One Pomacea canaliculata isolate SZHN2017 linkage group LG1, ASM307304v1, whole genome shotgun sequence genomic window, agttgacggcgtggttggtgTACATGAGGTTGTCCACGAAAGCGTGCACCAGACGAACTTTGGCCTTCTCCTCGTCCCTGGTGGGCAGCCAGTAGTAACGCTTGTACAGCAGGACTATGACGACAGGTGAGGTCAGCAGCAAGAAGGTTAAGGACACGAGCAATAGCATGACGGTGATGTTGGTGTTTCTGGCCATTCTAACGCTGCCGGCATTCGATACCTTCGTCCTTGCTGTCGGCGTCATCGGCGAGGGGGATGCCAAGCTGTATGTTGCACCATTTCCTGGCGTCGCTACTGTCATCTCTCCCGGggagttgatgatgatgttgatgtcgCTGTCTATGGTGTGCATGCTACTTTCACTTGCGCCCCGTTCCACTTCCGCGCGCAGGTCTTGCGACCAGCTAATGCTTCGCCCGCCTTGCAGGTGGCGCCTCCTGTGGGTGAACTGCTGACTGAACTGACGCGACTTGCGCAACTGGAATGACAATCAGAACATTCACGACGAGCAGCGTGCAGAAGGGTATGAAGCTGTAGATGGAGGCGTCGATCCAGGTGTAGACCTTCATCATGAAATTCTCCACCTCGGGGTCCGGGTACCAGCATTTCAACGGGTCAAGGTCGTTTCCAGAAGGCTGCAGGCGTCGCGTGAAGAGGATCTGGAGGTTGAGGGAGAAGGAGAACATACCCATGGCCGCGATGACGGCGAGGGCCTGACCTCGGCGAGCTCAGGCGCTGGGCTTGGAAGGGAAAGCGTACGGCTATGTAGCGATCAAAGGTCATGGCTATCAGGAGAAGGACGTCGAAGTGAATGGAAAAGTAGAAGAGGAAGTATTGGACGCCGCAAGACCAGTTGCTTTGCAAGTAGAACCTTGTCTCGCCTAGGTAGCCGCGCAACAGGACGCAGAAATCCAGCACCAAGATGAGAGTGTCGAGGACCGCGATGGCGGCCATGTAGATACAGGTGGAGGTGCGGCGCAGGCTGGAGAACACAAGCGTGACGAAGCACAGGAAGTTGCCGACGATCCCCACCCCACGCAGAGTGGAATGTATATTCTGCACACACAGATCAACGCGTAGATAAAGGCAGGTGACAGCCAGCTGCTGGAGGCATTCATTAAAGAAGGCGGCTGTACGGAGCGATGGGGgagttttacgccgagccagcaactaaggctatatcacggcaaggttTCAAAACAGATTCAAAACTGAGCCTATCTTTGGCTACACGAACAAACAATAGACAGATTGATAATTAATATCCAAATTTTGATTCATAGAAAAATAATAGCGGCAGACCTGTCAATCATCACGGCAATCTTCACTTGAATGAACTCTTTCACTGTGTCCGCTGTGAAGGTTGCAGGCTGGATCATCGTGTAGCTCTCGGTCCCTGTGGAAACGTAGCCAACGAAAGGAGGTGAAGCTGAACAAGTGACTTCAAACATCTGGGTTCCTTTAGCAGGCAATAacgagaaagacaaaaaaaggagCAGTGAAGACTAGATGCACACAATACTAGACGACAAAGATATCAACGGAAAGTCACTGGGCCATTAGGGACAGGCGGAGGAGGAGGCGGCAGCGGTGGTCGTGGTCTAAATTATGAGATTGTGAAAATCAAGGCTGACCACAACAGTAAAGATGTTTTCCTAGATTTGAGACTTACCTACGGCCAACCACACGAAACATATATAAACCCGCGGCAGTTTGGTGCACCTGATGAGAACCATGTGATGCAGTACCTCTCTGTCGCTGTGCTTATCTTGCTTTTATACAGTTCATGCATCACTAGCGgggacgtcacgtgactgccgaAAACCCCCGAAGATTAAGTCCATTGATCTGTTGTGGTGGCCAGTATCTGATAACTGCAAATATACCCGTGCCCTATCGCCATTCTCCGTCTAATGGAGAAAAGATCCGGAAAAATGTTTACCTGCCCCTTTCACAGAAGCAACACAGTCTCCTCTGTTTGGAAATGAAGTTGAGATTTTCGTTTTTTTACGCCTATTACACGACCATTTTATCAAGGGCAAACAACATGGTCACGAATGAACAGTTTATAgatgcaaaatttgaaaaaaaaaatctgtttccatAGCGTCGTGGTTATCCCGGAAACCTTGGTATGTCATCTCTTAGTAACGTATGCGCGTGCgtctgtgcatttttttaatacatgcacatgcacgtgcacgtgacTGGTGACTGGTCTGGCGTGATCGCATCAGTAGACATGCATCTATGACAAAAAGATGAAggtttttaaagataaagtgAGTGAGAGTTGGGATGAAGATGAAAGGACTGGTTGCACACTATTGGTTagcagttatatatatatatgtgtgtatgtatattgttatataaaactttttaaattcgGCTAGCAGTAATGATCCATCAATACTCATGAGGCTCGTGACAAGCCCCGCTGCATTTGTGTATCTCCCACAAGTTTACCTTCCGGATCATCGACGTTTTCTTCGCAAAAGACTTTCTAATGCTACCTACCTCGAGCTTCAAGCTTTATTCTTGTGTTTTTATCATGAATATCATCATATGATGTCATCAATCGTTTTTCTGCTCTGTATCTGTTGAAGATCCTTTCATTTAGTGGGACTTTTCATGAATCTGTGAGCTTAAGTTGTTAAATGTCTTGCTTTCAAGATGGTCGCCTCTAGGGAGAACATGTGAACTTTGCCTGGAGCACTGTTTACAAAGAGGATATGAACCTGATGGATGCTGATAATTAGAGGAGCTTTATGAGACAAGTGTAATTCTTTCGTCGTTTCTGTCAATGGAGAAAACGACATAGTGTGCAGTGCTTGTAAACAAGGGAACAGGGACATGGAGTTCAtgtttaactttattattataggtTGAACTCGTGcctttttattaattatttttggtgttttttttttacttcctaaTTCAATCGTTTATTGTTGACACGTTACCATGCGATACCTCTTGGATCTTACTTCTTCCATCGGCACTCCTAAACAACAATGCAGTTCAAGAACTTGTA contains:
- the LOC112560385 gene encoding uncharacterized protein LOC112560385; amino-acid sequence: MFEVTCSASPPFVGYVSTGTESYTMIQPATFTADTVKEFIQNIHSTLRGVGIVGNFLCFVTLVFSSLRRTSTCIYMAAIAVLDTLILVLDFCVLLRGYLGETRFYLQSNWSCGVQYFLFYFSIHFDVLLLIAMTFDRYIALRKSRQFSQQFTHRRRHLQGGRSISWSQDLRAEVERGASESSMHTIDSDINIIINSPGEMTVATPGNGATYSLASPSPMTPTARTKVSNAGSVRMARNTNITVMLLLVSLTFLLLTSPVVIVLLYKRYYWLPTRDEEKAKVRLVHAFVDNLMYTNHAVNFLLYCISGRRFRMEFKRTVTRFCSCRLLVKRHKN